In Natronoarchaeum mannanilyticum, a genomic segment contains:
- a CDS encoding GNAT family N-acetyltransferase yields the protein MTDVRVATDESAREDAFAVRRTVFVDEQGVDEALEYDEHDEPDADAVHFVAYDDGEPIGAARLRFPNAGVGKVERVAVLASRRGEDVGRDLMDAVHAEARDRDLDILKLHSQTRAAGFYERLGYERRGEEFEEAGIPHVEMRRPVGS from the coding sequence ATGACCGACGTTCGCGTCGCGACCGACGAGAGTGCGCGCGAGGACGCGTTTGCGGTGCGCCGGACCGTCTTCGTCGACGAGCAGGGCGTCGACGAGGCCCTGGAGTACGACGAACACGACGAGCCGGACGCCGACGCCGTCCACTTCGTCGCCTACGATGACGGTGAGCCGATCGGGGCGGCCCGGCTCCGGTTCCCGAACGCGGGTGTTGGCAAGGTCGAGCGCGTCGCCGTGCTGGCGTCCCGGCGCGGGGAGGACGTCGGACGCGATCTGATGGACGCCGTGCACGCCGAAGCGCGCGATCGAGACCTCGACATCTTGAAGCTTCACTCCCAGACGCGCGCCGCCGGGTTCTACGAGCGTCTGGGCTACGAGCGCCGCGGCGAGGAGTTCGAGGAGGCCGGGATTCCCCACGTCGAGATGCGCCGGCCGGTCGGGAGCTAA